The following proteins are encoded in a genomic region of Bacillus marinisedimentorum:
- the gyrB gene encoding DNA topoisomerase (ATP-hydrolyzing) subunit B yields the protein MSLEQNIQPQYDENQIQVLEGLEAVRKRPGMYIGSTSSRGLHHLVWEIVDNSIDEALAGYCDTIKVTIEKDNSITVEDDGRGIPVGMHEKQGRPAVEVIMTVLHAGGKFGGGGYKVSGGLHGVGASVVNALSSILEVRVHRDGKIHYQKYHKGVPQNELKVIGETDRTGTITHFKPDPEIFTETTVYEFDILATRIRELAFLNRGLKIIIEDTREDGKIKEYRYEGGIVSYVEHLNRTKEGLHEPVFVEGEKSGISIEIAIQYNEGFSSNIYSFANNIHTYEGGTHESGFKTALTRVINDYARRNNMFKENDPNLTGDDVREGLTAIVSIKHPDPQFEGQTKTKLGNSEVRTVTDSLFSEKFETFLFENPSVAKKIVEKGLMASRARMAAKKARELTRRKSALEVSSLPGKLADCSSKDASISELYIVEGDSAGGSAKQGRDRHFQAILPLRGKIINVEKARLDKILSNNEIRAMITALGTGIGEDFNIEKARYHKIVIMTDADVDGAHIRTLLMTFIYRYMKPLIEHGYIYIAQPPLYKIQQGKKVYYAYNDREMDRIYSELPASPKPSLQRYKGLGEMNPQQLWETTMDPETRTLLQVQLEDAIEADETFDILMGDKVEPRRNFIQENAQYVKNLDV from the coding sequence GTGTCATTAGAACAAAACATACAACCACAATACGATGAGAATCAGATACAAGTCCTCGAAGGACTGGAAGCAGTCCGGAAACGTCCCGGCATGTATATTGGTTCAACGAGCAGCAGAGGGCTCCACCACCTTGTCTGGGAAATTGTCGACAATAGTATCGATGAGGCGCTTGCCGGTTATTGCGATACAATTAAAGTGACAATTGAAAAGGATAACAGCATAACGGTTGAAGACGACGGCCGCGGCATTCCGGTCGGTATGCATGAAAAGCAGGGGCGCCCTGCAGTCGAAGTCATCATGACCGTCCTCCATGCCGGCGGGAAATTCGGCGGCGGCGGCTACAAAGTATCAGGCGGCCTGCACGGTGTCGGCGCTTCCGTTGTCAACGCCCTTTCATCCATTCTTGAAGTGAGAGTTCACCGTGACGGGAAAATCCATTACCAGAAGTACCATAAAGGTGTTCCGCAAAATGAACTGAAAGTGATTGGCGAAACAGACCGGACCGGCACAATCACCCATTTCAAGCCGGATCCGGAAATTTTCACCGAGACAACGGTTTACGAATTTGACATTCTCGCCACCCGTATCCGCGAACTTGCATTCCTTAACAGGGGCTTGAAAATCATTATCGAGGACACGCGCGAGGACGGCAAGATCAAAGAATACCGTTATGAAGGCGGCATTGTTTCTTATGTCGAACACTTGAACAGGACAAAGGAAGGCTTGCATGAACCGGTCTTCGTTGAGGGAGAAAAAAGCGGAATATCGATTGAAATAGCCATTCAGTACAATGAAGGATTCTCCAGCAATATTTATTCATTCGCCAATAATATTCATACTTATGAAGGCGGAACGCATGAGTCAGGCTTTAAAACAGCCCTTACCCGGGTGATAAATGACTATGCAAGACGAAATAACATGTTCAAGGAAAACGATCCGAACTTGACCGGGGATGATGTGCGGGAAGGACTGACGGCGATCGTTTCGATCAAGCATCCCGATCCCCAGTTCGAAGGACAGACGAAGACGAAGCTCGGGAACAGTGAAGTGCGCACGGTAACGGATTCCCTTTTCTCCGAGAAGTTCGAAACATTCCTGTTTGAAAATCCCTCTGTTGCCAAAAAAATCGTTGAAAAGGGACTTATGGCTTCGCGTGCACGGATGGCTGCGAAAAAAGCACGTGAGCTCACCCGCCGCAAGAGCGCCCTTGAAGTTTCGAGCTTACCGGGGAAATTGGCGGACTGTTCCTCCAAAGACGCTTCTATCAGCGAATTGTATATCGTTGAGGGGGATTCCGCGGGCGGATCGGCCAAGCAGGGCCGTGACCGCCATTTTCAGGCGATCCTGCCTCTGCGCGGAAAGATCATTAACGTTGAAAAAGCGCGGCTTGATAAAATATTATCCAACAACGAAATCCGTGCCATGATCACAGCTCTTGGTACAGGAATCGGCGAAGACTTCAATATCGAAAAAGCACGCTATCATAAAATTGTCATCATGACTGATGCGGACGTTGACGGCGCCCATATCCGAACACTGCTTATGACCTTCATATACAGGTACATGAAGCCTTTGATTGAACACGGCTATATCTATATCGCCCAGCCGCCCCTTTATAAAATCCAGCAGGGGAAAAAGGTTTACTACGCTTATAATGACCGCGAGATGGACCGGATCTACAGTGAACTTCCGGCATCGCCAAAACCATCACTGCAGCGTTATAAAGGGCTTGGGGAAATGAATCCGCAGCAGCTCTGGGAAACGACGATGGACCCGGAAACAAGGACATTGCTGCAAGTCCAGCTCGAAGACGCAATTGAAGCCGATGAAACGTTTGACATTCTCATGGGCGATAAAGTCGAACCGCGGCGGAACTTCATCCAGGAGAACGCCCAGTACGTTAAAAATCTTGATGTGTAA
- the remB gene encoding extracellular matrix regulator RemB has translation MYIHLGEEIVIRSKDIVAIIDRHLLQSSTIINEFITGQQKKRQVVEVTEGDIKSIVVTKEKIYLSSLSSATLKRRAETTGELVIGEDQD, from the coding sequence ATGTATATACATTTAGGAGAAGAAATTGTCATCCGGTCAAAGGACATTGTGGCCATAATTGACCGCCATTTACTGCAATCATCCACAATTATCAACGAATTTATAACTGGACAGCAAAAAAAACGCCAGGTAGTCGAAGTCACTGAGGGAGACATCAAATCCATTGTGGTGACGAAAGAAAAAATCTATTTGTCCTCTCTTTCTTCCGCTACATTGAAAAGGCGTGCTGAAACAACCGGTGAGCTTGTTATTGGAGAAGACCAGGACTAA